From one Prochlorococcus marinus XMU1404 genomic stretch:
- a CDS encoding DnaJ C-terminal domain-containing protein, with amino-acid sequence MVILGTMIHGTMTTSSKKDYLSILGLSPDFDDKELKKAFRREARKWHPDLNKNDLNAEERFKLINEAYECLRDPNIRKNGSDKNIDDDSENNNFKTGFPDFQDYLDSLFGYEYSQKNYEEYDNEPFEDESINTNNDEFNNYDYPTTSPEEPPPVKLHQDIETVIDLTPDEALNGASILIELEDETVVEVDTPPFAGDGWRLRLENIARGGKDHYLQLKVQTKSGLRIDGLRVLYKLELFPHDALLGCAVEVPTLDGNVTLQVPPKSSTGRMLRLKGRGLTFEDNVGDQYVEILVVIPADINDEEIALYTRLQELSLSDSQSNII; translated from the coding sequence ATGGTAATTCTAGGGACGATGATCCATGGGACAATGACTACTTCCTCTAAAAAAGACTATTTGTCGATTTTGGGTTTATCCCCTGATTTCGATGATAAAGAACTTAAAAAGGCCTTTCGAAGAGAAGCACGAAAATGGCATCCAGATTTAAATAAAAATGATCTTAATGCAGAGGAAAGATTTAAATTAATTAACGAAGCATACGAATGTCTACGTGATCCTAATATTAGAAAAAATGGTTCGGATAAAAATATTGATGATGATTCCGAAAATAATAATTTCAAGACGGGGTTTCCTGATTTTCAAGATTATCTTGATTCATTATTTGGATATGAATACTCACAAAAGAATTACGAAGAATATGACAATGAACCATTTGAAGATGAATCGATAAATACAAATAATGATGAATTTAATAATTATGACTACCCTACAACCTCTCCAGAAGAGCCGCCTCCAGTTAAACTCCACCAAGATATTGAAACAGTTATTGATTTAACTCCTGATGAGGCCTTAAATGGAGCTTCAATTTTAATAGAGCTCGAAGATGAAACCGTAGTAGAAGTAGATACACCTCCTTTCGCTGGAGATGGATGGCGATTAAGACTTGAAAATATTGCAAGAGGAGGTAAAGATCATTATCTACAGTTAAAAGTTCAAACCAAAAGTGGTCTAAGAATTGATGGTTTAAGAGTTCTTTATAAATTAGAGTTATTTCCTCATGATGCTCTTCTTGGTTGTGCAGTTGAGGTTCCGACCCTAGATGGAAATGTCACACTTCAAGTGCCACCTAAATCATCTACGGGTAGAATGTTACGTTTGAAAGGTAGGGGTTTAACTTTCGAAGATAATGTAGGCGATCAATATGTTGAAATCTTGGTAGTGATACCTGCTGATATTAATGATGAAGAAATTGCTTTATATACAAGATTACAAGAATTATCACTTTCTGATTCTCAATCAAATATTATATAA
- the dnaK gene encoding molecular chaperone DnaK, with protein sequence MGQIVGIDLGTTNSVVGVIESGRPIVIANSEGTRTTPSIVGFTKDKEIVIGDQARRQLVLNPKNTFYNLKRFIGSDWDELDENSISVPYNVKANTNGSVRVLSPNTEREYAPEELVSSLIRKLINDAETYLGDTVDSAVITVPAYFNESQRQATKDSAILAGIKVDRILNEPTAAALAYGFEKSSSNNVLVFDLGGGTFDVSLLKISNGVFDVKATCGDTQLGGNNFDSKIVDWLAEKFLTKHDIDLRRDRQALQRLTEAAEKAKCELSGLQKTKISLPFITTSKEGPLHIEETLDRKIFESLSQDLLDRLLEPVQIALDDSGWNAEDIDEVVLVGGSTRIPMVQQLVKTLVPNDPCQSVNPDEVVAVGAAIQSGIINGDLQDLLLNDVTPLSLGLETIGGLMKVLIPRNTPIPVRQSDVFSTSEANQSSVVVQVRQGERPLASENKSLGKFRLSGIPPAPRGIPQVQVAFDIDANGLLEVSATDRTTGRKQTVTISGGSNLNEQEINSIIEEAKIKANEDRKKRSVIDRKNSALTLIAQAERRLRDASLEFGPYGAERQQRAVEIAIQDVEDYIDYDDPQELEISVSALQEALFGLNRKFSAEKKTDNNPLQSIKNTFGSLKDELFSDDYWDDDPWDNQMNRNYRNSRYGNSRDDDPWDNDYFL encoded by the coding sequence ATGGGGCAAATAGTTGGAATTGATTTAGGTACTACTAACTCTGTTGTCGGAGTTATAGAATCTGGTCGTCCAATTGTTATTGCAAATTCTGAGGGAACTAGAACAACACCTTCAATAGTTGGATTTACAAAAGACAAAGAAATAGTTATAGGAGACCAAGCGAGAAGACAACTTGTTCTAAATCCTAAGAATACCTTTTATAACCTAAAAAGATTTATTGGTAGTGACTGGGATGAATTAGATGAGAATAGTATTTCTGTTCCTTATAACGTAAAAGCTAATACCAATGGAAGTGTTAGGGTTCTTAGTCCAAATACAGAAAGAGAGTATGCACCAGAAGAATTAGTTAGCTCATTGATTAGAAAATTAATTAATGATGCTGAAACATATCTTGGAGATACTGTTGATTCTGCAGTTATTACTGTCCCTGCTTACTTTAATGAATCTCAAAGGCAAGCCACAAAGGATTCTGCAATATTAGCTGGTATTAAAGTAGATAGAATTCTAAATGAACCTACAGCTGCAGCTCTAGCTTATGGTTTTGAAAAAAGTTCTTCTAATAATGTTTTGGTTTTTGATTTAGGAGGAGGAACATTTGATGTTTCATTATTGAAAATTTCTAATGGTGTATTTGATGTTAAAGCCACTTGTGGTGATACACAGCTTGGAGGAAACAATTTTGATTCAAAAATAGTTGATTGGCTTGCGGAAAAATTTCTTACTAAACATGATATTGATCTAAGAAGGGATAGACAAGCTTTACAGAGATTAACTGAGGCTGCTGAAAAAGCTAAATGTGAATTGTCAGGATTGCAAAAAACAAAAATATCATTACCATTTATCACAACAAGTAAAGAGGGGCCGTTACATATTGAAGAAACATTAGATAGAAAAATATTTGAATCATTATCACAAGATTTACTAGATAGATTATTAGAGCCTGTGCAAATAGCTTTAGACGATTCAGGATGGAACGCAGAAGATATTGATGAGGTAGTTCTTGTAGGTGGCAGCACAAGAATCCCAATGGTTCAACAATTAGTAAAGACTCTAGTTCCAAATGATCCATGTCAATCTGTTAATCCTGATGAAGTAGTAGCAGTTGGAGCTGCTATACAATCTGGAATTATTAATGGTGATTTACAAGATTTACTCCTAAATGACGTTACTCCCTTATCTTTAGGTTTAGAAACTATTGGTGGTCTTATGAAGGTACTTATTCCTCGTAATACACCAATACCAGTTAGACAATCTGATGTTTTTAGTACGTCCGAAGCTAATCAATCATCAGTAGTTGTTCAAGTACGGCAGGGAGAAAGGCCATTAGCCTCTGAAAATAAATCACTTGGTAAATTCAGACTATCAGGAATACCTCCAGCTCCAAGGGGAATACCTCAAGTCCAGGTAGCATTTGATATTGATGCTAATGGTCTTTTAGAAGTAAGTGCAACTGATAGAACAACTGGAAGAAAGCAAACAGTTACAATTTCTGGAGGTTCTAATTTAAATGAACAAGAAATAAATTCGATAATTGAAGAAGCTAAAATAAAAGCAAATGAAGATAGGAAGAAAAGATCTGTAATTGATAGAAAAAATAGTGCTTTAACTCTTATTGCGCAAGCTGAAAGAAGACTTAGGGATGCCTCATTAGAATTTGGTCCTTATGGAGCCGAAAGGCAACAACGAGCTGTTGAAATAGCCATTCAAGATGTTGAAGATTATATAGATTACGATGATCCTCAAGAATTAGAAATTTCAGTAAGTGCTCTCCAAGAAGCATTATTCGGATTAAACAGAAAATTTTCGGCAGAAAAGAAAACTGATAATAATCCCTTACAGAGCATTAAAAATACATTTGGATCATTAAAGGATGAACTCTTTTCAGATGATTATTGGGATGATGATCCTTGGGATAATCAAATGAATAGAAATTATAGAAATTCGAGGTATGGTAATTCTAGGGACGATGATCCATGGGACAATGACTACTTCCTCTAA
- a CDS encoding 2Fe-2S iron-sulfur cluster-binding protein, with translation MRKTFTVTIKNKETGKVYQEQVNSDEYILKEFEKKGFKLAFSCRNGCCTSCAVKIISGSLEQPEAMGVSQALKNKGYALLCVAKATSDLEVETTYEDEVYDLQFGQYFGRGNTRVAPPWEFEED, from the coding sequence TTGAGAAAGACTTTCACAGTCACGATTAAAAATAAGGAAACCGGAAAGGTATACCAAGAACAGGTTAATAGTGATGAGTACATACTTAAGGAATTTGAGAAGAAAGGTTTTAAGCTTGCATTTTCATGTAGAAATGGTTGCTGTACAAGTTGTGCAGTTAAAATAATATCTGGTTCTTTGGAACAGCCTGAAGCCATGGGTGTATCTCAAGCATTAAAAAATAAAGGTTATGCTCTGCTTTGTGTAGCTAAAGCAACTTCAGATCTTGAGGTGGAAACTACATATGAAGATGAAGTTTATGATTTACAATTTGGACAATATTTTGGGAGAGGAAATACAAGAGTTGCGCCACCTTGGGAATTTGAGGAAGATTAA
- a CDS encoding inositol monophosphatase family protein, whose translation MFESSEIDELANQVNLSSLYDIAKNSAQIGNEILKINYNKIQKISSKGRKGDLVTNVDLEVENKIKDYLLEMTPNISIHAEESGKLNKFSDFTWCIDPLDGTTNYSHGYPFFGTSIGLVYKNKPIIGAISVPYLNELYSACIGLGSFCNDCELKVSNPSQLADSLLVTGFSYDRFDTEDNNYAEFCYLTHKTRGVRRGGAAAVDLAFVAAGKVDGYWERGLEVWDLAAGAIIVEEAGGIISDYPSGKFNLRSGRILACSPSLETELKNELDKVSPFNKNLYT comes from the coding sequence ATGTTTGAATCAAGTGAAATAGATGAACTTGCTAATCAAGTAAACTTATCCAGTTTGTATGATATAGCAAAGAATTCAGCTCAAATTGGTAATGAAATTCTAAAAATTAATTACAATAAAATTCAGAAAATATCATCAAAGGGTAGAAAAGGTGATTTAGTAACCAATGTAGATTTGGAAGTCGAAAATAAAATAAAAGATTATCTATTAGAAATGACCCCAAACATATCTATCCATGCAGAGGAATCGGGTAAATTAAACAAATTCTCAGATTTTACTTGGTGTATAGACCCATTAGACGGTACAACAAATTATTCTCATGGATATCCTTTCTTTGGAACTTCTATTGGTCTTGTATATAAAAACAAGCCAATTATAGGGGCCATATCAGTACCTTATTTAAATGAGCTATATTCAGCCTGTATCGGTTTAGGATCATTCTGCAATGATTGTGAACTTAAAGTATCTAATCCATCTCAGCTTGCTGATAGTCTACTTGTAACTGGTTTCTCTTATGACAGATTTGATACAGAGGATAACAATTATGCTGAATTTTGTTACTTAACACATAAAACTAGAGGTGTCAGAAGAGGAGGAGCAGCAGCAGTTGATCTAGCATTTGTTGCTGCAGGTAAGGTCGATGGATACTGGGAAAGAGGATTGGAGGTTTGGGACCTAGCGGCTGGTGCTATCATTGTAGAAGAGGCTGGTGGAATTATTTCAGATTATCCATCAGGCAAATTTAATTTAAGATCTGGAAGAATTCTAGCTTGTTCTCCCAGCCTTGAAACTGAATTAAAAAATGAACTAGATAAAGTTTCTCCATTTAATAAAAATCTCTATACCTAA
- a CDS encoding ATP phosphoribosyltransferase regulatory subunit, which translates to MSEIKEIKLVDVKNNSNIINNLNSIYKLWGYEEVSPSFINTLETIKGRGVIEENQLVGIVSNNSLCLRPEMTTSIVKLSSTRLINKKRPIRLFTNGMVFDKKQNNKNSFKLQEKLQSGIELIGYDTKYPEIEVINILFDAIDNINLRDGCSLYLLVSTTKIMDLILNKYKDNNFEEIKKSLVNFDQDNLSKLGIDEDDKYILKDLLFTRGEPIAILNKLKTTYGTSKTLDDLNFLFESLTKISSRYGIKLQLDPTFQPHLNLYEGIVFQLIGDDGKNKSVIAKGGRYDELVRYFSPKEKILNGIGFTISIDILRNLIREDKTDKKKILLMFKDSYLLEKGMNEQKEQQNKGNIAVLHLNPIDDLSKANQIMLENNCSEIMWIK; encoded by the coding sequence ATGTCAGAAATAAAAGAAATTAAATTAGTCGATGTAAAAAATAACTCTAATATCATAAATAATTTAAATAGTATTTATAAACTATGGGGCTATGAAGAGGTTTCACCATCATTTATAAATACCTTAGAGACGATAAAGGGCCGCGGAGTTATTGAAGAAAATCAGCTTGTGGGAATAGTAAGTAATAATTCATTATGTCTTAGGCCAGAAATGACAACATCCATTGTTAAATTGTCATCAACTAGATTAATAAATAAGAAAAGACCTATAAGATTATTCACCAATGGAATGGTCTTTGATAAAAAACAAAATAATAAAAATTCATTTAAGTTACAAGAAAAACTGCAGAGTGGAATTGAATTAATTGGATATGATACAAAATACCCAGAAATTGAAGTCATTAATATCTTGTTTGATGCAATAGATAATATTAATTTGAGGGATGGTTGTAGTTTATATCTACTAGTAAGTACAACAAAAATAATGGATTTAATCTTAAATAAATATAAGGATAATAATTTTGAAGAAATTAAGAAAAGTCTGGTAAATTTTGATCAAGATAATTTATCTAAATTAGGAATTGATGAAGATGATAAATATATTCTTAAAGATCTCTTATTCACAAGAGGAGAACCAATTGCAATATTAAATAAATTGAAAACTACATATGGTACAAGTAAAACTTTAGATGACTTAAATTTTTTATTTGAATCATTAACAAAAATATCAAGTAGATATGGAATCAAATTACAACTTGATCCCACGTTTCAACCTCACTTGAATTTATATGAGGGAATAGTTTTTCAACTTATAGGCGATGATGGTAAAAATAAAAGCGTTATTGCAAAAGGCGGAAGATATGATGAATTAGTAAGATACTTTAGTCCTAAGGAGAAGATCTTAAATGGGATTGGATTTACAATTTCAATAGACATTTTAAGAAATTTAATTAGGGAAGATAAGACAGATAAAAAAAAGATTTTATTAATGTTTAAAGATTCTTATTTGTTAGAAAAAGGTATGAATGAACAAAAAGAACAACAGAATAAAGGAAATATTGCCGTCTTACATTTAAATCCTATTGATGACTTGTCTAAAGCCAACCAAATAATGTTAGAAAACAATTGTAGTGAGATTATGTGGATTAAATAA
- the htpG gene encoding molecular chaperone HtpG produces the protein MEKGEIRINTENIFPIIKKAVYSDHEIFLRELVSNGVDAISKRRMASMAGDCENTEEAQVKISIDRENKTLTISDNGIGMNDEEIKKYINQVAFSSAEEFLTKYKKDNDEFIGHFGLGFYSSFMVADRVDILTKSAIGESKAFKWSCDGSPNFTLEESERETIGTDVILHLLDEEKEFIEPERIKSLIKKYCDFMPIDVLLEGETINKKNPPWRKQPSELKDEDYIELYKYLYPFQGDPLLWIHLNTDYPYDIQGILYFPKLSGRADWEKGEIKLFCNQVFVSDSIKEIVPKYLLPLRGVIDSTDIPLNVSRSALQTDRKVRSISSFISKKIANKLKDLIKNSPEFYAEIWDSISAFIKIGAIEDEKFAELVVNSIIFETIINSEKNITKDIENKSLIKSNDKYFTTLANYKERNNKTESKKIIYCSDSIAQSSALNICLSDNKEVIKSDPLIDAQFLPWLESKNEDYQFQRVDSEINELEDKESNEIVDKDGKSNSENLRDTIVKALNNEKVTVKVQSLSSKGAPPAMILLPEQMRRINDMGAYMEQKLPGLPEYHVLLINKEHPLIVGLNKITGNKIIIDKKEPIENPLASKIANQVYDMAKLSVGGLDQEQIINLQNNNAELISELLNSSN, from the coding sequence ATGGAAAAAGGTGAAATTCGTATTAATACCGAAAATATTTTCCCAATTATTAAGAAGGCAGTATATTCTGACCATGAAATCTTTTTAAGAGAACTTGTTAGTAATGGTGTTGACGCAATAAGTAAACGAAGAATGGCATCTATGGCAGGTGACTGTGAAAATACTGAAGAAGCTCAGGTAAAAATATCTATTGACCGTGAGAATAAAACCTTAACAATTTCTGATAATGGAATTGGAATGAATGACGAAGAAATTAAGAAGTACATAAACCAAGTAGCTTTCTCTAGCGCAGAAGAATTCCTAACAAAATATAAAAAAGATAATGATGAATTTATAGGTCACTTTGGACTTGGTTTTTATTCAAGTTTCATGGTGGCAGATAGAGTTGATATATTAACTAAATCAGCGATTGGAGAATCAAAAGCTTTTAAATGGTCTTGTGATGGCTCACCAAATTTTACTTTAGAGGAGTCAGAGAGAGAGACAATTGGTACTGATGTGATACTTCACCTACTTGACGAAGAGAAAGAGTTTATTGAGCCAGAAAGGATTAAATCATTAATAAAAAAATATTGTGATTTTATGCCAATAGATGTTTTATTAGAAGGTGAGACAATTAATAAGAAAAATCCTCCCTGGAGAAAACAACCTAGTGAATTAAAAGATGAAGATTATATTGAGTTGTATAAATACCTTTATCCTTTTCAAGGAGATCCATTGTTATGGATTCATCTAAATACAGATTATCCATATGACATACAAGGGATATTGTATTTCCCTAAATTGTCTGGTAGAGCTGATTGGGAAAAGGGAGAAATTAAACTATTTTGTAATCAAGTTTTCGTAAGCGATTCAATTAAAGAGATAGTCCCAAAATATCTTTTACCTCTAAGAGGAGTAATTGATTCTACTGATATACCATTAAATGTAAGTAGAAGCGCATTACAAACAGATAGAAAAGTAAGATCTATATCATCATTTATTTCAAAAAAAATTGCTAATAAACTGAAGGATTTGATTAAAAATTCTCCAGAATTTTATGCAGAAATTTGGGATTCTATCTCTGCATTTATTAAAATTGGTGCTATCGAAGATGAAAAATTTGCTGAATTAGTTGTTAACAGTATTATTTTTGAAACAATCATAAATTCAGAGAAAAACATAACTAAAGATATTGAAAATAAATCACTTATTAAATCAAATGATAAATATTTCACAACTCTCGCAAATTACAAAGAACGAAATAATAAAACTGAGTCAAAAAAAATAATTTACTGTTCAGATTCGATTGCTCAGTCAAGTGCATTAAATATCTGTTTATCTGATAACAAAGAAGTTATTAAATCAGATCCCTTAATAGATGCACAATTTCTTCCTTGGTTAGAAAGTAAAAACGAAGATTATCAGTTCCAAAGAGTTGATTCAGAAATAAATGAACTTGAAGATAAAGAATCTAATGAAATTGTAGATAAGGATGGTAAATCAAATTCAGAAAATCTTCGAGATACAATTGTTAAAGCACTTAACAATGAGAAAGTAACAGTTAAAGTTCAGTCACTATCAAGTAAAGGGGCTCCACCCGCTATGATCTTGCTTCCAGAACAAATGAGAAGAATTAATGATATGGGTGCTTACATGGAACAAAAGCTGCCTGGCTTACCTGAATATCATGTGCTTTTAATTAACAAAGAACATCCTCTTATTGTTGGACTTAATAAAATTACAGGCAATAAAATAATTATTGATAAAAAAGAACCTATAGAAAATCCATTGGCATCGAAAATTGCAAATCAAGTTTACGATATGGCTAAACTATCTGTTGGTGGATTAGATCAAGAACAGATTATTAATTTACAAAATAATAATGCCGAATTAATTTCAGAATTGCTTAATTCATCAAATTGA
- the rpmB gene encoding 50S ribosomal protein L28, with amino-acid sequence MSRVCELTGAKANNGMAVSHSHIRTKKLQQVNLQKRRLWWEEGKKWVNIKISAKALKSVQKVGLDKYARSNGVDLKKF; translated from the coding sequence ATGTCAAGAGTTTGCGAACTGACTGGTGCAAAAGCTAATAACGGGATGGCTGTGAGTCACTCACATATTCGTACAAAAAAATTGCAACAAGTTAATCTCCAAAAAAGGAGACTTTGGTGGGAAGAAGGCAAAAAATGGGTAAATATTAAAATTAGTGCAAAGGCACTAAAATCAGTACAAAAAGTTGGATTAGATAAATATGCAAGATCAAATGGAGTTGATTTAAAAAAATTCTAA
- a CDS encoding peroxiredoxin, which yields MKNLVVNILITFIIFLNCNSVIAYDFAPEVGDSAPSFYLEGFNKNIKSKKNWELNDFQGKWLVMYFYPKDFTAGCTLEAKGFSELKKDFSKYNAEIVGISADNQNSHESFCSEKSINYTLLSDPDGTISEKYGSWIPPFSDRNTFLISPEGTISYRWISVLPINHAKEVLNVLKKKI from the coding sequence ATGAAAAATTTAGTTGTAAATATATTAATAACATTTATTATTTTCCTTAATTGTAATTCAGTTATCGCTTATGACTTTGCTCCTGAAGTTGGTGATTCGGCTCCAAGTTTTTATTTAGAAGGTTTTAATAAAAACATAAAATCAAAAAAAAATTGGGAATTAAATGATTTTCAAGGTAAATGGCTTGTTATGTATTTTTATCCAAAGGACTTTACAGCAGGATGCACTCTTGAAGCTAAAGGTTTTTCCGAATTAAAAAAAGATTTTTCAAAATATAACGCTGAAATTGTTGGCATCAGTGCTGATAATCAAAATTCCCATGAAAGTTTCTGCAGTGAGAAATCTATAAACTACACTTTATTATCTGATCCTGATGGAACTATTAGCGAGAAATATGGTTCTTGGATTCCTCCATTTTCAGATAGAAATACTTTTTTGATTTCTCCAGAGGGGACAATTTCTTATAGATGGATAAGTGTTTTACCAATAAATCATGCCAAGGAAGTACTTAATGTACTAAAGAAAAAAATATAA
- a CDS encoding DUF2499 domain-containing protein, translating to MHELSFVTWLIHISSVIEWIFTIFVIYKISKYKKYNLFFWLSLAMVPNLIGAMCAITWHIYDNQDKLYGLVTLQGIFTFIGNSTLALASFTIFKSKESYE from the coding sequence GTGCACGAACTTTCATTTGTTACTTGGTTAATTCATATCTCTTCAGTCATTGAATGGATATTTACCATCTTTGTTATATACAAGATTTCTAAATATAAAAAATATAATTTATTTTTTTGGTTAAGTTTAGCTATGGTCCCAAACTTAATAGGAGCTATGTGCGCTATAACTTGGCATATCTATGATAATCAGGATAAATTATATGGATTAGTAACGCTTCAAGGGATATTTACATTTATTGGAAATTCAACATTAGCTTTAGCATCATTCACTATTTTTAAAAGTAAAGAGTCTTATGAATGA
- a CDS encoding DUF3593 domain-containing protein → MNDLFIKLIEKIASIDNTALFAASIFPYAIFLFYLYKIKSVNKFVKTGYSLTVLFVFVTIVVSLFTLNYYNKTLVEIDFWHGLAESFLTLSDFIILLGFIKMLNTLEVNNS, encoded by the coding sequence ATGAATGATTTATTTATTAAATTAATAGAAAAAATAGCTTCAATTGACAATACGGCTTTGTTCGCAGCATCTATATTCCCATATGCAATTTTTTTGTTCTACTTATATAAAATTAAATCTGTGAATAAATTTGTAAAAACAGGTTATTCCTTAACAGTTTTATTTGTGTTTGTAACTATAGTAGTTTCTCTCTTCACCTTAAATTACTACAACAAAACCCTTGTTGAGATTGACTTCTGGCATGGTTTAGCAGAATCCTTCTTAACCTTAAGCGATTTCATTATTTTGTTGGGATTCATAAAGATGTTAAATACCCTAGAAGTAAACAACTCTTAA
- the psaK gene encoding photosystem I reaction center subunit PsaK codes for MFTTLFAAASAPATFEWSPKCAVVMIACNVFAYAIARATIRKPNEGFEIPNSKFYGGLSHASVVGANCLGHIFGIGAILGLASRGVL; via the coding sequence ATGTTTACTACATTATTTGCAGCTGCTTCTGCTCCAGCAACATTCGAATGGTCACCAAAGTGTGCCGTTGTTATGATTGCATGTAATGTGTTTGCTTATGCAATTGCTAGAGCAACTATAAGAAAACCTAATGAAGGTTTTGAAATACCTAATTCAAAATTTTATGGTGGTTTAAGTCACGCATCAGTTGTAGGAGCTAATTGCCTTGGCCATATTTTCGGAATTGGGGCCATCCTAGGATTAGCATCACGCGGTGTTTTATAA